One Salarias fasciatus chromosome 22, fSalaFa1.1, whole genome shotgun sequence DNA segment encodes these proteins:
- the rp9 gene encoding retinitis pigmentosa 9 protein, which produces MSDRKRARGKEERDRRDHKRHKASKHELEKDKTYTKKLSQEVQKLKHVETFYEKPPPGLIKEHEDKPEDCIPAEPGNEEARSFLAHAPTKGLWMPLGKEVKVMQCWRCKRYGHRTGDKECPFFIKGNQKLEQFRVAHEDPMYDLIRENKRNEKETRIQQLQQLLQDTTSSSSDSDSSTSSSSSSSSSSSSSSSSEHHRSKKRKKKKDKKKKDKKKRKRKRKHKSSKASDCSDSD; this is translated from the exons ATGTCGGACAGAAAACGAGCCcgagggaaggaggagagggacAGACGAGACCACAAGAGACACAAGGCGTCTAAACATGAGCTGGAGAAAGACAAGACATACACCAAGAAACTCAGCCAAGAAGTCCAGAAACTTAAACACGTCGAAACCTT CTATGAAAAACCTCCGCCGGGACTTATTAAG GAGCATGAAGACAAACCAGAGGACTGCATCCCTGCAGAGCCAGGAAATGAAGAAGCCAGGAGCTTCCTGGCACACGCGCCCACCAAGGGCCTGTGGATGCCTCTGGGGAAGGAGGTGAAAGTGATGCAGT gctggaggTGCAAGCGTTACGGCCACCGCACCGGAGATAAAGAGTGTCCCTTCTTCATCAAAGGCAACCAGAAACTGGAGCAGTTCAGAGTG gctCACGAAGACCCCATGTACGACCTGATCCGAGAAAACAAAAGGAATGAAAAAGAAACGAG gatccagcagcttcagcagctgctccaagacaccacctcctcttcctccgacTCGGACagctccacctcttcctcctcctcctcctcctcctcctcctcctcctcctcctcctcagagcaCCACCGcagcaagaagaggaagaagaagaaggataaaaagaagaaagacaaaaagaagaggaaaaggaagCGAAAGCATAAGTCCTCCAAAGCCAGTGACTGCTCGGATTCAGACTGA